The following nucleotide sequence is from Schistocerca serialis cubense isolate TAMUIC-IGC-003099 chromosome 4, iqSchSeri2.2, whole genome shotgun sequence.
aacatttaattttattattttagatTCGTAATAAGAATATGTAACACCTGCAGAGTGAATTAATCATCTACAAACTTACAGTAAGAGAATACTCTGCTCTGTTAGTTTAGGCTGGCAAACTAAACTATTCTATTTTATAGATAAAGTTCTTCTTAAGtaacatttcaacttttttttcctGAATCTTTCTCCATTAAGGTTTCAGCTAGCTTGTATAGCAACTTCCatatgatgataaaatcttctcgggttgacagctgagtcaatgcgttgttctctggcaacatttcaacaagtttcttacttgccatcttcaggtgactgtCAACCCAAGACGATTTTATCACCGAGATTCGCTGAGAACACCTGCATTCTCGTAAATCCCATGAGCCTTACACTGCTGTGTCCTTTATAAAGCCACTGAATACGCATACATTCTGTATCCTTTACGAAGTCATTGACTATTTATAGATGCATCATTGAAAAAGGCTGGTCTTATAACAGATTTGTGGTAAATTTTCATGAATAAAGCACACTGTTTCGTAAATATAAATAAATGGCAAGATACTGAACTCCAGAGAAAGATGGTAAGTGATGGAGGAGAGAGGCACTTGACTAAGTATTCATATCTATATAATAATTATATCCCTGTGTGCAACACATCAAAATGGAAGGCAGTGTACAAGTGCAAGGAATACACATTTTAGTGTCTCAGCGCCATGGGACGCCAACAATTTTGCCACACCATAAACACTGGTTCTTCCCTTGTCACTGAAGTTTAGCAATGTCATGACTGTTTTGTAGCTGGATGGGTAACCATCTGGCTACACCAAGTACTGTCAGCTCAGGACATGCAGGTGAGTGAAGTGCCGACCACTCTAAACACTTACTCAGGATATGAAAAGCGTAGAGCAAATTCCTCAATCTATTTACCAACCTTTTTTATGTATCCCCCCAGAGAGTATCATATTTATATTCCAAGGAATTTAGAGGCTCTCTCTTTGTTTACAGGTAGGTTTTCAAATCTGACATTGTTTATCCTGGCAAAACTACACGTGATGGGCGAAAATTCATACACAGTTTTGTACTCATTCAATAACAGTTTGTCTGTGTTTAACAACCAGATTAGTGTTTGTAACAAAAATAGTGCTACACAGTTCATTAACACAGTGATTCAAAGAAAGTATATCGATGTCACCAGCCAACATTACTGGTAGACACTTTAGAATGCTTTGGGATGGAAAACTGATAAATACAATACACTGAAGTGGATGAAGTGAGGAACCTTGTCTTATATCAAACTACTTTGTATGCTTCCCACTTTTTTCCAGGTGATTATGACTTTTTTTGCTGTTGTATCATTGTCAGGACACTACTACTAATACATCGCCAACTGATACAAAATCATGAGAAACATTGTTGTCTTAACACATTTACATGAGAAAGAAGTAAGCTACTAGTGGACCTTGCAACATTTAACGATCCCACAGACTAAATTAGGATCCTACCAACGAAATCTTACAATAAATAATAGTGGGTTCGACATTAATATTGGACCCCGTTGAAATCTTGGATATGGTGAGGTACAGTGAAAGACTGATCTGTAGCCCACCCCGAGGTCTACGTTAGATTAGAAGGTGACAATTTCGTTTTGAGTCTACAAAGACACACACAACTCTGTTACATCATAAGGCAGTTAATGAGAAGTAATTTGTCACTGTGCAAGCTGTAACaaaatgaaaattcaaatttttacGACAACTAATCGAACAcacaattgtaaatatttacaCCTTAGAGACATTGACTATAACTCACCTATCATCAGCGCACACGCTGTCTCACTAAAATTCTTTCCCTGGCCATTAACAAGTGCcgcctgtaattcctttgctgaTATTTTTCCTGAGCGGTCAACATCGACGGCATTGAACCACTGTTGTACTTCAGGACTTACTCCGTCGTATCCTCCTGGGTAAGAGCCATAATTCGATGGTTGGCCACCAAATCCGGCCTGTGGCTGTCCTCCAGCATAGGGCTGCTGTGCGTTTGGATAACCTGCACCGCCAGAGTATGAACCTGGAGCTTGCTGTCCAGGATAACCAGCTGAACTTGGAGCTTGCTGTCCAGGATAACCAGCTGAACTTGGAGCTTGCTGTCCTGGGTAACCAGTGTTACCGGGATAGCCACTATTGGGTTGAGCGCCTCCATAACCAGCATAGCTCAGATTCTGCTATGACAGCAAATCACACGTAACTGAATCTTTCTGTCAGTACCCACTACCAATATTTATACGCAACAAATTGTCACTGACAGATGTAGCGGTTTCAATAAATATGATCCTTATTAAGGACTTTATCATACAACGGCTATTATACTCACCGGGTATGACATTGCGGTTTTCAAACTTTAGTAAACCCGAATCAATTGCATACATCCAGCAAGCAACAACTCTATGATAATACTGTCGCAGAAGTTTAACCATAGAGTCAGGTACGACTAATATCTATGGTGGCGGCAAAGTGCCTTGTACAAAGTGATTCGGTATTCTACTCCTTTATCTTTAGAGATTACGTCATCTGGCTCGTGAACGGGAAAAGCTAAATAGAGTCACCCAATGGCTTCCCTGTTAAGTAATGACCTCGCTGGATCCACCTCTGTAACACTTGTCCTTGATGTCACCATGACGTGTAAATGCGCACTGCTCACTTACGCTTTCGCCCGTCGGGGTCTGGGATGTTTATCGACTTTTGTGGTCGTATCGAGTATGAGCGCGGTGAGCAACATTTCCAACTTCCTGTTTTTCGTGTTCCGTCGGAAATACGGATTTCCTCCGAAATCTTacgatttttaattttaattttttatgatgtaataCATGGTATTGCTCGAACCATATAATACCATAAATATAAATCCCCAGCTTGTAACTGGTAATCGCCGATGATGGGAATAAACCAGAGCCGATTGCAGTTGCACATAATTTCGTTTGAGCTGAAAGTATCTCAGTTTAGATGGCTATGTAGGTTCAGCATTAAATAGTTAAATACGGATACAAGCAGTGATTCCGAAGTCTCATAGAGAAAGATACGAAATAGAAAGACAAAATACAACACGAAATACAATTAAAGAAGGGGGAAAAAACCTCTTTTTCGTGGGTTAATCACACAGAGGTTCCGTTTGTGCTTATTGTTCAACGTGTGATCATCACTTGAGTCTCAAGTCCGGGAAGAGTGATCTGAAGAAACATATAACAGTGAAAATTGTAGTACTGTCGCCATATAGCTTAAATTAACTGAAGTGACCTTCTGTGAACGTTAGAACCAAATTAAGTGAAAGTGCCCATGAAGGTGAAATACGTCTCGCTAGTTTTGTTTGTGGACACGATCTACCACTGGAGCACTTGCCCTATCTGATAAAAGAAGTGTGTCCAGAATCTGAAATTGCAAGGTATGTCGAGTGC
It contains:
- the LOC126475347 gene encoding peflin isoform X2, which translates into the protein MSYPNLSYAGYGGAQPNSGYPGNTGYPGQQAPSSAGYPGQQAPSSAGYPGQQAPGSYSGGAGYPNAQQPYAGGQPQAGFGGQPSNYGSYPGGYDGVSPEVQQWFNAVDVDRSGKISAKELQAALVNGQGKNFSETACALMIGMFDQDKSGTIDVKEFQLLYNYINQWLATFRSYDKDGSGSIEEHELNQALQQMGFRFSPDFVKFLIQRSDPREHKRITVDQFIVICVQIQRFTEAFRARDKEMRGVITIGFEDFLGLALSCSV
- the LOC126475347 gene encoding peflin isoform X4 is translated as MSYPNLSYAGYGGAQPNSGYPGNTGYPGQQAPSSAGYPGQQAPSSYSGGAGYPNAQQPYAGGQPQAGFGGQPSNYGSYPGGYDGVSPEVQQWFNAVDVDRSGKISAKELQAALVNGQGKNFSETACALMIGMFDQDKSGTIDVKEFQLLYNYINQWLATFRSYDKDGSGSIEEHELNQALQQMGFRFSPDFVKFLIQRSDPREHKRITVDQFIVICVQIQRFTEAFRARDKEMRGVITIGFEDFLGLALSCSV
- the LOC126475347 gene encoding peflin isoform X3, producing MSYPQNLSYAGYGGAQPNSGYPGNTGYPGQQAPSSAGYPGQQAPSSYSGGAGYPNAQQPYAGGQPQAGFGGQPSNYGSYPGGYDGVSPEVQQWFNAVDVDRSGKISAKELQAALVNGQGKNFSETACALMIGMFDQDKSGTIDVKEFQLLYNYINQWLATFRSYDKDGSGSIEEHELNQALQQMGFRFSPDFVKFLIQRSDPREHKRITVDQFIVICVQIQRFTEAFRARDKEMRGVITIGFEDFLGLALSCSV
- the LOC126475347 gene encoding peflin isoform X1 — its product is MSYPQNLSYAGYGGAQPNSGYPGNTGYPGQQAPSSAGYPGQQAPSSAGYPGQQAPGSYSGGAGYPNAQQPYAGGQPQAGFGGQPSNYGSYPGGYDGVSPEVQQWFNAVDVDRSGKISAKELQAALVNGQGKNFSETACALMIGMFDQDKSGTIDVKEFQLLYNYINQWLATFRSYDKDGSGSIEEHELNQALQQMGFRFSPDFVKFLIQRSDPREHKRITVDQFIVICVQIQRFTEAFRARDKEMRGVITIGFEDFLGLALSCSV